In Luteimonas viscosa, the genomic window CTGGTGATCGACGCCGGGAGGCGACGCAACCGCATGGCAGCCACGTCGCACGGGTTCCTCGGCCACGACGGCAGCGACCCCGCGATGATCGCAAGCCTCGCGCGATCGCAGCTCGAGCGTTACCCCACGCTGCGCTGGATCGACGGTTCGGCGGCGGCGGCGTCCGGCACCCGCGACCACTTCACCGTCACCACGGGCGACGGTGCCGAGCACAAGGGCAGACGACTGCTGCTCGCGCCCGGCGTCTCCGACACGTTGCCTCCGGTGCCGGGCCTGGCCGAACGCTGGGGCAGGAGCGTCTTCCATTGCCCCTATTGCCACGGCTACGAACTCGACCGCGGAGAGATCGGCGTGATCGCCACCGGCCCGATGTCGTTGCACCAGGCCAGGCTGCTGCCGGAGTGGGGCAGGGTGACCCTGTTCCTGGATGGCAGGCTCGAACTCGACATGCAGTCCGCGGACGAGCTTTCGGCGCTTGGCGTCGCCATCGAACCGACCCCGATCGCGCGGATCGAAGGCCACGCCGACATCGTGCTGGCGGACGGACGGCGTCGGGGCTTCGCCGGCCTGTTCACCGCATCGCGCAACGCGCCCGCGACCGATCTCGCCGAACGGCTGGGCTGCGAACTGATGGACACCCCGATGGGCACCCAGGTCCGGACGAACGAGGCGAAGGAAACCAGCGTCCCCGGCGTGTTCGCATGCGGCGACGTCGCGCGCGTGCCGCATTCGGTCTCGCTCGCAGTCGGCGATGGCGCATGGGCGGGTGCCCAGGTGCACCAGTCGCTGGTGTTCGCGGAGGCGGCCCG contains:
- a CDS encoding NAD(P)/FAD-dependent oxidoreductase gives rise to the protein MSEDAIIVGGSYAGMAAALQLLRARRRVLVIDAGRRRNRMAATSHGFLGHDGSDPAMIASLARSQLERYPTLRWIDGSAAAASGTRDHFTVTTGDGAEHKGRRLLLAPGVSDTLPPVPGLAERWGRSVFHCPYCHGYELDRGEIGVIATGPMSLHQARLLPEWGRVTLFLDGRLELDMQSADELSALGVAIEPTPIARIEGHADIVLADGRRRGFAGLFTASRNAPATDLAERLGCELMDTPMGTQVRTNEAKETSVPGVFACGDVARVPHSVSLAVGDGAWAGAQVHQSLVFAEAARADRNRQSPTRVAR